Proteins encoded together in one Triticum dicoccoides isolate Atlit2015 ecotype Zavitan chromosome 7B, WEW_v2.0, whole genome shotgun sequence window:
- the LOC119337370 gene encoding UDP-sugar pyrophosphorylase-like produces the protein MASGVHAAAEGVAALGISAEWAEPCPALRRNLHLLSHDQVELAKMLLNKGQGHLFENWPEPGVDDDKKKSFFDQVSRLNSSYPGGLAAYIQNAKKLLADSKAGQNPYDGFTPSVPSGEALTFGDENFVSLEAAGVKEARNAAFVLVAGGLGERLGYKGIKVALPRETTTGKCFLQHYIESILALQEASCKMEGECHTKIPFAIMTSDDTNALTIKLLESNSYFGMEPSQVKILKQEKVACLADNDARLALDPNDKYKIQTKPHGHGDVHSLLYSSGLLEQWKNTGRRWVLFFQDTNGLLFNAIPSALGVSATKGYNVNSLAVPRKAKEAIGGITKLTHADGRTMVINVEYNQLDPLLRATGHPDGDANCETGYSPYPGNINQLILELGPYIEELKKTHGAISEFVNPKYTDSTKTAFKSSTRLECMMQDYPKTLPPTAKVGFTVIDAWLAYAPVKNNPEDAAKVPKGNPFHSATSGEMAIYRANSLILRKAGAQISDPVVSTFNGQEVEVWPRVTWSPRWGLTFKDVKQKVHGNSSVSQRSVLVINGRNVVIDGLSLDGALIVNSVDEAEVKVTGQVENKGWIIQHVDHRDTSEKEETRIRGFKFEKVEQLEVNYTEPGKHCLSP, from the exons ATGGCCTCCGGCGTCCACGCGGCGGCGGAGGGCGTCGCCGCGCTCGGGATCTCCGCCGAGTGGGCCGAGCCCTGCCCCGCGCTGCGCCGGAACCTGcacctcctctcccacgaccag GTTGAGCTTGCGAAGATGCTGCTGAATAAAGGTCAGGGGCACTTGTTTGAAAACTGGCCAGAGCCAGGTGTCGACGATGACAAGAAGAAAAGCTTCTTTGATCAG GTTTCCCGACTTAACTCAAGCTATCCTGGTGGGCTGGCAGCATACATCCAGAATGCCAAAAAGCTTTTAGCAGATTCCAAGGCAGGACAAAATCCATATGATGGTTTCACACCTTCT GTTCCGTCAGGGGAAGCATTGACTTTTGGTGATGAAAACTTTGTGTCACTGGAAGCAGCTGGGGTAAAAGAAGCACGCAATGCTGCATTTGTTCTTGTAGCTGGTGGTCTTGGTGAAAGACTTGGTTACAAAGGAATTAAG GTAGCACTCCCCAGGGAAACAACCACTGGGAAATGTTTTCTTCAACATTACATAGAGTCTATTCTGGCTTTACAAGAGGCGAGCTGCAAAATGGAGG GCGAATGCCATACGAAGATCCCATTTGCTATTATGACTTCCGATGATACAAATGCACTGACCATCAAGCTTTTGGAATCAAACTCGTATTTTGGAATGGAACCATCACAAGTGAAAATTCTAAAGCAG GAAAAAGTGGCATGTCTAGCTGACAATGATGCAAGGCTTGCATTAGATCCAAATGACAAGTACAAGATTCAG ACAAAGCCACATGGGCATGGAGATGTTCATTCCCTTCTTTATTCAAGTGGATTACTCGAGCAATG GAAGAATACAGGACGGAGATGGGTCCTCTTTTTCCAGGACACAAATGGATTGCTCTTTAAT GCAATACCATCAGCATTAGGTGTCAGTGCGACCAAGGGCTACAATGTTAATTCTCTTGCAGTTCCTCGAAAGGCAAAGGAAGCCATTGGTGGAATAACCAAACTTACTCATGCTGATG GTAGAACAATGGTGATCAATGTGGAGTACAATCAGCTTGATCCACTCCTTCGTGCAACTGGGCATCCTGATGGAGACGCAAATTGTGAAACAGGCTATTCTCCATACCCTGGAAATATAAACCAG CTGATACTCGAGCTTGGACCATACATTGAGGAGCTCAAGAAAACACATGGCGCCATTTCTGAATTTGTAAATCCAAA GTATACTGACTCTACCAAGACAGCATTTAAATCCTCCACTCGTCTTGAGTGCATGATGCAAGACTATCCGAAAACACTACCTCCAACGGCAAAAGTTGGGTTTACG GTGATTGATGCTTGGCTTGCATATGCTCCTGTAAAGAACAATCCTGAAGATGCAGCTAAA GTTCCAAAAGGCAATCCTTTTCATAGTGCAACCTCAGGAGAGATGGCAATTTACAGGGCAAACAGCCTCATTTTAAGAAAG GCCGGTGCACAGATATCTGACCCTGTAGTCAGCACTTTCAATGGTCAAGAGGTAGAGGTCTGGCCACGCGTGACCTGGAGCCCGAGGTGGGGTCTTACGTTCAAGGACGTCAAGCAAAAGGTGCACGGCAACTCTTCAGTTTCTCAGAGATCGGTTCTGGTCATCAATGGCCGGAATGTCGTCATCGACGGTCTTTCCTTGGACGGCGCTCTTATTGTCAACTCGGTCGACGAAGCAGAG GTCAAAGTCACGGGTCAGGTGGAAAACAAAGGCTGGATCATCCAGCATGTCGACCACAGGGACACCTCGGAGAAGGAAGAGACGAGGATCCGCGGGTTCAAGTTTGAGAAGGTTGAGCAGCTGGAGGTGAACTACACCGAGCCGGGAAAGCATTGCCTGAGCCCATGA
- the LOC119341401 gene encoding eukaryotic initiation factor 4A: MAGMAPEGSQFDAKNYDSKMQELLNQGETEEFFTSYDEVHESFDDMGLQENLLRGIYAYGFEKPSAIQQRGIVPFCKGLDVIQQAQSGTGKTATFCSGILQQLDYGLVECQALVLAPTRELAQQIEKVMRALGDYLGVKVHACVGGTSVREDQRILASGVHVVVGTPGRVFDMLRRQSLRPDNIKMFVLDEADEMLSRGFKDQIYDIFQLLPGKIQVGVFSATMPPEALEITRKFMNKPVRILVKRDELTLEGIKQFYVNVEKEEWKLDTLCDLYETLAITQSVIFVNTRRKVDWLTDKMRGRDHTVSATHGDMDQNTRDIIMREFRSGSSRVLITTDLLARGIDVQQVSLVINYDLPTQPENYLHRIGRSGRFGRKGVAINFVTREDERMLFDIQKFYNVVIEELPANVADLL, from the exons ATGGCAGGAATGGCACCGGAAGGTTCCCAGTTTGACGCTAAGAACTATGATTCTAAGATGCAGGAGCTCCT GAACCAAGGTGAGACTGAGGAGTTCTTCACCTCTTATGATGAAGTTCATGAGAGCTTTGATGACATGGGTCTCCAAGAGAACCTCCTCAGAGGAATTTATGCTTATG GTTTTGAGAAGCCTTCTGCCATCCAGCAAAGGGGAATCGTTCCTTTCTGCAAGGGGCTTGATGTTATCCAGCAAGCACAATCTGGAACAGGAAAGACTGCTACTTTCTGTTCTGGAATCCTCCAACAGCTTGACTATGGTTTGGTTGAGTGCCAGGCCTTGGTCCTTGCTCCCACCCGTGAGCTTGCACAGCAGATTGAGAAGGTCATGCGTGCACTTGGTGACTACTTGGGTGTGAAGGTTCATGCATGTGTTGGAGGAACCTCAGTTCGTGAGGACCAAAGGATTCTTGCAAGTGGAGTGCATGTCGTTGTTGGTACTCCTGGTCGTGTGTTTGACATGCTCCGCAGGCAGTCTCTGCGCCCTGACAACATCAAGATGTTTGTCCTCGATGAAGCTGATGAGATGCTTTCCCGTGGTTTCAAGGATCAG ATTTATGACATCTTCCAGCTGCTCCCAGGGAAGATTCAAGTTGGTGTCTTCTCTGCTACCATGCCCCCTGAAGCCCTTGAGATTACCCGCAAGTTCATGAATAAGCCAGTGAGGATTCTTGTCAAGAGGGACGAGCTCACCCTTGAGGGTATCAAGCAGTTCTATGTCAATGTGGAGAAGGAAGAGTGGAAGCTCGACACACTGTGTGACCTGTACGAGACTCTTGCCATCACCCAGAGTGTCATCTTTGTGAACACCCGCCGCAAGGTGGACTGGCTCACCGACAAGATGAGGGGCAGGGACCACACAGTCTCCGCCACTCACGGAGACATGGACCAGAACACTAGGGACATCATCATGAGGGAGTTCAGATCAGGTTCTTCACGTGTGCTCATCACCACTGACCTGCTTGCTCGTGGTATTGATGTCCAGCAAGTGTCCCTGGTCATCAACTATGACCTCCCGACCCAGCCAGAGAACTACCTGCATCGCATCGGTCGTAGTGGTCGGTTTGGAAGGAAGGGTGTGGCCATCAACTTTGTGACCCGTGAAGATGAGAGGATGCTGTTTGACATCCAGAAGTTCTACAACGTGGTGATTGAAGAGCTCCCAGCCAACGTTGCCGACCTTCTGTGA